One Streptomyces sp. SAI-135 DNA segment encodes these proteins:
- a CDS encoding RNA polymerase sigma factor SigF → MPTPVSAKHHPHDDAPDTAEAFRRLAALPPGPERETLRGQVVEAWLPMADRLAGRFRNRGESYDDLRQVAALGLVKAVDRYDPARGNAFESYAVPTITGEIKRHFRDHMWTLHVPRRVQDLRNRVRFASQDLAQTIPGRRPTVAEIAERADMSEEDVLVGLEALESFTALSLDAELPGSEDGYSLADALGSSDPALDTVVDREAVRPRLAALSERERAILYMRFFGDMTQSRIAEQLGISQMHVSRLISRCCGRLREQIMRDASG, encoded by the coding sequence ATGCCCACACCAGTGAGCGCGAAGCACCACCCGCACGACGACGCCCCGGACACGGCCGAAGCCTTCCGCAGGCTCGCCGCACTGCCCCCGGGACCCGAGCGCGAGACCCTGCGCGGACAGGTCGTCGAGGCCTGGCTGCCCATGGCCGACCGGCTCGCCGGCCGCTTCCGCAACCGCGGCGAGAGCTACGACGACCTCCGCCAGGTCGCCGCCCTCGGCCTGGTCAAGGCCGTCGACCGGTACGACCCCGCACGCGGCAACGCCTTCGAGAGCTACGCCGTGCCCACCATCACCGGCGAGATCAAGCGGCACTTCCGCGACCACATGTGGACCCTGCACGTGCCGCGCCGGGTCCAGGACCTGCGCAACCGGGTCCGCTTCGCCTCCCAGGACCTCGCCCAGACCATCCCCGGACGCAGGCCCACCGTCGCCGAGATCGCCGAGCGCGCCGACATGAGCGAGGAGGACGTCCTGGTGGGCCTCGAAGCGCTGGAGAGCTTCACCGCCCTCTCCCTGGACGCCGAACTGCCCGGCAGCGAGGACGGCTACTCGCTCGCCGACGCCCTCGGCTCGTCCGACCCCGCCCTGGACACGGTCGTCGACCGCGAGGCCGTCAGGCCCCGGCTGGCCGCCCTGTCCGAGCGGGAGCGCGCCATCCTCTACATGCGCTTCTTCGGCGACATGACCCAGAGCCGGATCGCCGAGCAGCTCGGCATCTCCCAGATGCACGTCTCCCGGCTGATCAGCCGCTGCTGCGGCCGACTGCGCGAGCAGATCATGCGCGACGCGTCCGGGTGA
- a CDS encoding aminotransferase class I/II-fold pyridoxal phosphate-dependent enzyme, which yields MRTDPEGHGPVRYGPPLPDDGLPVLPELTAVLAAAAARPRAEPVGGGTALLEAARGYAARRGLPTEHDHVAAAPGAPALLLALTAALGGDVLVPRPCAAWWAPYARLLGRPVFHVATPAECGGVPDPYALLETVRRVRAEGGDPRLLVLSVADDPTATVAPPEVLHETVEAAAGEGLHLVSDETWRDTVHAPHETVLLSPAEMLPDRVTVVTDLAGSLLPAGWPAAFARFPANGSGDGLRARVLDILTALGARIAAPVAAAAAHALTEPEPVTARRTAVGHLHARVAAAAHSVVVGAGALCRPPRAGRHLYADLGPLRPALAAQGVGDAQDLEDFLTARLGMPAPGGHRFGDDLGALRVRLSTGPLLGGSEAERAECLTSPAPLELPHVQRALNTLESVFDDLRDDAQRWEPPR from the coding sequence ATGCGGACCGACCCGGAGGGCCACGGCCCCGTCCGCTACGGCCCTCCACTGCCGGACGACGGGCTGCCCGTCCTGCCGGAGCTCACCGCCGTCCTCGCCGCCGCGGCCGCACGCCCCCGCGCCGAACCCGTCGGCGGCGGCACCGCGCTCCTGGAGGCCGCCCGCGGCTACGCGGCCCGGCGTGGCCTGCCCACCGAACATGACCACGTGGCAGCCGCCCCCGGCGCCCCCGCCCTCCTGCTCGCCCTGACCGCCGCGCTCGGCGGCGACGTCCTGGTGCCCCGCCCCTGTGCCGCCTGGTGGGCGCCCTACGCACGCCTGTTGGGCAGACCCGTCTTCCACGTGGCGACACCGGCCGAGTGCGGCGGTGTCCCGGATCCGTACGCCCTGCTGGAGACCGTGCGCCGGGTGCGCGCCGAGGGCGGTGACCCACGGCTGCTGGTGCTGTCCGTCGCCGACGACCCCACCGCCACCGTCGCCCCGCCCGAGGTGCTGCACGAGACCGTCGAGGCCGCCGCGGGCGAGGGCCTGCACCTGGTCAGCGACGAGACCTGGCGCGACACCGTGCACGCCCCGCACGAGACGGTCCTGCTCAGCCCCGCCGAGATGCTGCCCGACCGGGTCACCGTCGTCACCGACCTGGCCGGAAGCCTGCTCCCGGCCGGCTGGCCCGCCGCCTTCGCCCGCTTCCCGGCCAACGGCAGCGGTGACGGCCTGCGGGCCCGCGTGCTGGACATCCTGACCGCCCTCGGCGCCCGCATCGCCGCCCCGGTCGCCGCGGCCGCCGCCCACGCCCTCACCGAGCCCGAACCGGTCACCGCCCGCCGCACCGCCGTAGGACACCTCCACGCGCGCGTGGCCGCCGCCGCGCACTCCGTGGTCGTCGGCGCGGGCGCGCTCTGCAGGCCCCCACGGGCCGGCCGCCACCTCTACGCCGACCTCGGCCCGCTGCGGCCCGCGCTGGCCGCCCAGGGTGTCGGCGACGCCCAGGACCTGGAGGACTTCCTCACCGCCCGGCTCGGCATGCCCGCACCCGGCGGCCACCGCTTCGGCGACGACCTCGGCGCGCTGCGCGTACGGCTGTCCACCGGGCCCCTGCTCGGCGGCAGCGAAGCGGAGCGCGCGGAATGCCTCACGTCACCCGCGCCGTTGGAACTGCCACATGTGCAACGCGCGTTGAACACCCTGGAGTCGGTCTTCGACGATCTCCGCGACGACGCTCAGCGATGGGAGCCTCCTCGATGA
- a CDS encoding MBL fold metallo-hydrolase produces the protein MTQQSESTTSTRVADETPALSSFAPASPPLAEPRPLGERRVWPKSFHDRLTAPLPGLKAMARFAREGAVRPGPEGLADIPKLPYAPAPLPAVDSRTVAVSWAGHASWVVRIGGLTVLTDPVWSRRILGTPARITPVGVDWEALPRIDAVVISHNHYDHLDAPTLRRLPRDTPVFVPAGLARWFHRRRFTAVTELDWWEAAELDGVRFDFVPAHHWSKRSLTDTCRTLWGGWVLTARDGQRVYFAGDTGYGHWFSRIGRRYPGIDLALLPIGAYDPRWWLSDVHCDPEEAVRAAQDLGARRMAPMHWATFVLSAEPVLEPLTRVREAWEKAGLDREDLWDLPIGGSRVLERP, from the coding sequence ATGACGCAGCAGTCCGAGTCGACCACGAGCACACGAGTGGCCGACGAGACCCCGGCCCTCTCCTCCTTCGCACCCGCGTCCCCGCCGCTCGCCGAACCCCGCCCGCTGGGGGAGCGCAGAGTCTGGCCGAAGTCCTTCCACGACCGGCTGACCGCCCCGCTGCCCGGACTGAAGGCCATGGCCCGCTTCGCCCGCGAGGGCGCGGTGCGGCCCGGACCCGAGGGCCTCGCCGACATCCCGAAGCTGCCCTACGCCCCCGCCCCGCTGCCCGCCGTCGACTCCCGCACGGTCGCCGTATCCTGGGCGGGACACGCCAGTTGGGTGGTGCGGATCGGCGGCCTGACCGTCCTCACCGACCCGGTCTGGTCCCGTCGCATCCTCGGCACCCCGGCCCGCATCACCCCCGTCGGCGTCGACTGGGAGGCACTGCCGCGGATCGACGCGGTCGTCATCAGCCACAACCACTACGACCACCTGGACGCCCCCACCCTGCGCCGCCTGCCGCGCGACACCCCGGTCTTCGTCCCGGCCGGCCTGGCCCGCTGGTTCCACCGCCGCCGCTTCACCGCGGTGACCGAGCTCGACTGGTGGGAGGCGGCCGAACTGGACGGCGTCCGCTTCGACTTCGTCCCCGCCCACCACTGGTCCAAGCGCTCCCTCACCGACACCTGCCGCACGCTGTGGGGCGGCTGGGTCCTCACCGCCCGGGACGGGCAGCGGGTCTACTTCGCCGGGGACACGGGCTACGGCCACTGGTTCTCCCGCATCGGCCGGCGCTACCCCGGCATCGACCTCGCCCTGTTGCCCATCGGGGCCTACGACCCCCGCTGGTGGCTCAGCGACGTGCACTGCGACCCCGAGGAGGCGGTGCGGGCGGCCCAGGACCTCGGCGCGAGGAGGATGGCGCCGATGCACTGGGCCACGTTCGTGCTGTCGGCGGAACCGGTCCTGGAACCGCTCACACGGGTGCGGGAGGCCTGGGAGAAGGCGGGCTTGGACCGCGAGGACCTGTGGGACCTGCCCATCGGCGGCTCACGGGTCCTGGAACGCCCTTAG
- a CDS encoding VTT domain-containing protein has product MTWLAAATTGATSGAAGQAIGYPTLFLLVFLGALVPVVPTGALVSSAAVVAFHRAAPLTLLLLFATASLAAFLGDITLYWLGRRGMKSKNGSRWLEAIRSRAPEDRLEQAQGKLTDHGVAVLVLSRLVPAGRIPVMLACLMAEWPLRRFVRGNLPACLAWAVTYQLIGILGGSLFKEPWEGVLAAVALTLAISAAPSVWKRVRAGE; this is encoded by the coding sequence GTGACCTGGCTCGCAGCCGCCACCACGGGGGCGACATCCGGGGCCGCGGGGCAGGCGATCGGGTACCCGACCTTGTTCCTGCTGGTGTTTCTGGGGGCCCTGGTCCCGGTGGTGCCCACGGGAGCGCTGGTGAGTTCGGCCGCCGTGGTGGCCTTCCACCGGGCGGCTCCGCTGACCCTTCTGCTGCTGTTCGCCACGGCCTCGCTCGCGGCGTTCCTCGGGGACATCACCCTGTACTGGCTGGGGCGGCGCGGGATGAAGTCGAAGAACGGGTCGCGCTGGCTGGAGGCGATACGGTCCCGGGCGCCGGAGGACCGGCTCGAACAGGCGCAGGGGAAGCTGACGGACCACGGGGTGGCCGTGCTGGTGCTGTCCCGGCTGGTGCCGGCGGGGCGGATCCCGGTGATGCTGGCCTGTCTCATGGCCGAGTGGCCGCTGCGGCGGTTCGTGCGGGGGAACCTGCCGGCCTGTCTGGCGTGGGCCGTGACGTACCAGCTGATCGGGATCCTCGGCGGCTCGCTGTTCAAGGAGCCCTGGGAGGGCGTGCTGGCGGCGGTCGCGCTGACCTTGGCGATCAGCGCGGCGCCGAGTGTGTGGAAGCGGGTCCGGGCCGGGGAGTGA
- a CDS encoding MBL fold metallo-hydrolase, which translates to MPVEITWWGHATCTVTDSAVRVLTDPLFARRLAHLRRRRGAVPPPGARRADVVLVSHLHADHLHVPSLARLEPGTRLLVPRGAPRQVPGLRRLTHLTVDEVVPGDQRRVGDLLIRVVPAWHDGRRLPVGPHRSPALGYVVEGSARTYFAGDTGLFDDMAEEVGPVDVALLPVGGWGPYLGEGHLDAGRAAQALARLGPRSAVPVHYGTYWPIGMDAVRPHEFHAPGAEFERLAARFAPGVDVHRLEHGESVRLEVAR; encoded by the coding sequence GTGCCGGTGGAGATCACCTGGTGGGGCCACGCCACCTGCACGGTCACGGATTCGGCCGTACGTGTGCTCACCGACCCTCTGTTCGCCCGCCGGCTCGCGCATCTGCGCCGGCGCCGCGGTGCGGTGCCCCCGCCCGGCGCCCGGCGCGCGGACGTCGTCCTGGTCTCCCATCTGCACGCCGACCATCTGCACGTGCCCTCGCTGGCGCGGCTGGAGCCCGGCACGCGCCTGCTCGTGCCCCGGGGCGCACCACGCCAGGTGCCGGGGCTGCGCCGGCTCACCCACCTCACGGTGGACGAGGTGGTGCCCGGCGACCAGCGGCGCGTCGGCGACCTGCTGATACGCGTGGTGCCCGCGTGGCACGACGGGCGGCGGCTGCCGGTCGGTCCGCACCGCTCCCCCGCGCTCGGTTACGTCGTCGAGGGCTCGGCGCGGACGTACTTCGCCGGGGACACCGGGCTGTTCGACGACATGGCCGAGGAGGTCGGACCGGTCGACGTGGCGCTGCTGCCGGTCGGCGGATGGGGGCCGTATCTCGGGGAGGGGCATCTGGACGCGGGGCGCGCGGCCCAGGCGCTGGCCCGGCTGGGGCCGCGCAGTGCGGTGCCGGTGCACTACGGGACGTACTGGCCGATCGGGATGGACGCGGTACGGCCGCACGAATTCCACGCGCCGGGCGCGGAGTTCGAGCGGCTGGCGGCCCGGTTCGCGCCGGGCGTGGACGTGCACCGGCTGGAGCACGGGGAGAGCGTGCGGCTGGAGGTCGCCCGGTGA
- a CDS encoding phage holin family protein yields the protein MRGVGAGRWRRVASQVGRSVTVWVVSTLTMLVLAGILPDFRLQSPSGDSATRIAVTAAFGAGAFGVLSAVVWPLLVRLFLLVPTLVLGLLVFFLNGALLLLALRLNPAERGDAAPETAVVVAAVMSAVASATGGALAVRDDDAYRRRLYRLADRRRRRGPVGPAGPGTVFLQLDGVGHDVLLAAVGAGLMPTIARWIGHSGTPGRAVRPTHRLTSWRTDWSSQTGASQLGILHGSNHDVPAFRWYEKDRGEVMVCNRPTSAVELQHRAVEQAGHGGLLTVDGASRGNLFSGGAEEQALVLSIATRRRSRETRSRAGYFAYFSDPANAVRTALSFVAEVGREIGQSTRSRFRKERPRVSRGGLYPLVRAFATVVERDVVVAAVMGDMLAGRTAVYADLVAYDEVAHHSGPTGRDAAKVLQRLDRSLALIENVAEHAPRPYRIVVLSDHGQSPGETFRTRYGLTLGDLVRAGCGLPVPRRAERTHSGAEARAAVRAALRRPGKEGREEYRPARGSEPIVLASGNLGLVSFPDVHHRMTKEELDARHPALLTTLANHPGIGFLLVRSEEHGGVVLGPFGTEIPLDRLDENPGPLADFGPGAVEAVRRTHTFPHTADIMVNSWYDPAEGEVLAFEEQIGSHGGLGGAQAKPFLLSPLALSAPPEELVGAEGVHRVLRRWLDEAGGPQVPLEKAEEKAA from the coding sequence GTGCGGGGCGTGGGTGCGGGGCGTTGGCGGCGGGTGGCCAGTCAGGTCGGGCGGAGCGTCACGGTGTGGGTCGTCTCCACCCTGACGATGCTGGTGCTGGCCGGCATCCTGCCGGACTTCCGGCTCCAGTCCCCGAGCGGTGACAGCGCGACCCGGATCGCGGTCACCGCCGCGTTCGGCGCCGGCGCCTTCGGTGTGCTGTCGGCCGTGGTGTGGCCGCTGCTCGTACGGCTCTTCCTGCTGGTGCCGACCCTGGTCCTCGGGCTCCTGGTCTTCTTCCTCAACGGAGCGCTGCTGCTGCTCGCGCTGCGACTGAACCCCGCCGAGCGCGGCGACGCCGCCCCGGAGACCGCGGTCGTGGTCGCCGCCGTGATGTCCGCGGTCGCCTCCGCCACCGGCGGTGCCCTCGCGGTGCGCGACGACGACGCCTACCGGCGCCGCCTGTACCGTCTCGCCGACCGCCGCCGCAGACGCGGCCCCGTCGGCCCGGCCGGCCCCGGCACGGTCTTCCTCCAGCTCGACGGCGTCGGCCACGACGTCCTGCTGGCCGCGGTCGGCGCGGGCCTGATGCCCACGATCGCCCGCTGGATCGGGCACAGCGGCACCCCGGGCCGCGCGGTGCGCCCCACCCACCGGCTCACCTCCTGGCGCACCGACTGGTCCAGCCAGACCGGCGCCAGCCAGCTCGGCATCCTGCACGGCAGCAACCACGACGTCCCGGCCTTCCGCTGGTACGAGAAGGACCGCGGCGAGGTGATGGTCTGCAACCGCCCGACCAGCGCCGTCGAACTCCAGCACCGCGCCGTGGAGCAGGCGGGCCACGGCGGACTGCTCACCGTCGACGGCGCCAGCCGCGGCAACCTCTTCTCCGGCGGCGCCGAGGAACAGGCCCTGGTGCTGTCCATCGCCACCCGCCGCCGCAGCCGCGAGACCCGCTCCCGGGCCGGCTACTTCGCCTACTTCTCCGACCCCGCCAACGCCGTGCGCACCGCCCTGTCGTTCGTCGCCGAGGTCGGCCGCGAGATCGGCCAGTCGACCCGCTCCCGGTTCCGCAAGGAGCGCCCGCGGGTGAGCCGCGGCGGCCTGTACCCGCTCGTCCGCGCCTTCGCGACCGTCGTGGAGCGCGACGTCGTGGTCGCCGCCGTCATGGGCGACATGCTCGCGGGCCGGACCGCCGTCTACGCCGACCTCGTCGCCTACGACGAGGTCGCCCACCACTCCGGGCCGACCGGCCGCGACGCCGCGAAGGTCCTGCAACGCCTGGACCGCTCGCTCGCCCTGATCGAGAACGTCGCCGAGCACGCCCCGCGCCCGTACCGGATCGTCGTCCTGTCCGACCACGGCCAGAGCCCCGGCGAGACCTTCCGCACCCGCTACGGACTCACCCTCGGCGACCTGGTCCGGGCCGGCTGCGGGCTGCCCGTGCCGCGCAGGGCCGAGCGCACCCACAGCGGGGCCGAGGCCCGCGCCGCCGTGCGTGCCGCGCTGCGCCGGCCCGGCAAGGAGGGACGCGAGGAGTACCGGCCCGCCCGCGGCTCCGAGCCGATCGTGCTGGCCTCCGGCAACCTCGGGCTGGTCTCCTTTCCCGACGTGCACCACCGCATGACCAAGGAGGAGCTGGACGCGCGCCACCCGGCCCTGCTGACCACCCTCGCCAACCATCCCGGCATCGGGTTCCTCCTGGTGCGCAGCGAGGAGCACGGCGGCGTGGTCCTCGGACCGTTCGGCACGGAGATCCCGCTGGACCGACTGGACGAGAACCCGGGGCCGTTGGCCGACTTCGGGCCCGGCGCGGTGGAGGCGGTACGCCGTACGCACACCTTTCCGCACACCGCCGACATCATGGTCAACTCCTGGTACGACCCGGCGGAGGGGGAGGTGCTGGCCTTCGAGGAGCAGATCGGGTCCCACGGCGGGCTGGGGGGTGCGCAGGCCAAGCCGTTCCTGCTGTCGCCGCTTGCCTTGTCCGCGCCGCCCGAGGAACTGGTCGGGGCGGAGGGCGTTCATCGGGTGCTGCGGCGGTGGCTCGACGAAGCGGGGGGTCCTCAAGTGCCGCTGGAGAAGGCCGAGGAGAAGGCCGCGTAG
- a CDS encoding MoxR family ATPase, giving the protein MQAAVTVSPSRIPDLLLGLATVRPVFVWGAPGIGKSSLVREFAASLGLECVSLIGTQLAPEDLIGVPQIRNGRSVFCPPESIARDEPYCLFLDELNAATPDVQKAFYSLILDRRIGDYELPQGSIVIGAGNRAIDNALARPIASALVNRLTHVHLEASAKDWLVWAAEHDIHPWILDHLTDRPDHLWSKPPKTEEPFSTPRSWHMLSDALHSFGPDLDEETLKVLAHGTLTPRHATAFCGYVKIVRSRFGIEAIIKGDARWPNRLEDRDLLYYLAESFRGRLVKELPVSKEHMSANGRQTAYRAKSLLVQLAEISVEVAQTVIAEGDDGNPVLPSWFLVEAARDMPRLVEARR; this is encoded by the coding sequence TTGCAGGCTGCCGTCACCGTTTCGCCCTCCCGCATCCCCGACCTCCTCCTCGGCCTCGCCACCGTGCGGCCCGTCTTCGTCTGGGGCGCCCCCGGCATCGGAAAGTCCTCCCTCGTCAGGGAGTTCGCCGCCTCGCTTGGCCTGGAGTGCGTGAGTCTCATCGGTACCCAGCTCGCTCCCGAGGACCTGATCGGGGTGCCGCAGATCCGCAACGGCCGCTCGGTGTTCTGCCCGCCGGAGTCCATCGCGCGCGACGAGCCGTACTGCCTGTTCCTGGACGAGCTGAACGCGGCCACCCCCGATGTGCAGAAGGCGTTCTACTCGCTCATCCTGGACCGCCGCATCGGCGACTACGAACTTCCTCAGGGGTCCATCGTCATCGGCGCCGGCAACCGCGCCATCGACAACGCGCTGGCCCGCCCCATCGCCTCCGCCCTCGTCAACCGCCTCACCCACGTCCACCTGGAGGCGTCCGCGAAGGACTGGCTGGTCTGGGCCGCCGAGCACGACATCCACCCCTGGATCCTCGACCACCTCACCGACCGGCCCGACCACCTGTGGTCCAAGCCGCCGAAGACCGAGGAGCCCTTCTCCACGCCCCGCTCCTGGCACATGCTCTCCGACGCGCTGCACTCCTTCGGCCCGGACCTCGACGAGGAGACCCTGAAGGTCCTCGCACACGGCACGCTGACACCCCGGCACGCCACCGCGTTCTGCGGCTACGTCAAGATCGTGCGCAGCCGGTTCGGCATCGAGGCGATCATCAAGGGCGACGCCCGCTGGCCGAACCGCCTGGAGGACCGCGACCTGCTCTACTACCTCGCCGAGTCCTTCCGCGGCCGCCTGGTCAAGGAACTCCCCGTCAGCAAGGAGCACATGTCGGCGAACGGCCGGCAGACCGCCTACCGCGCCAAGTCGCTGCTGGTCCAGCTCGCCGAGATCTCCGTCGAGGTGGCCCAGACCGTCATCGCCGAGGGCGACGACGGCAACCCCGTCCTGCCGTCCTGGTTCCTCGTCGAGGCCGCCCGGGACATGCCCCGCCTGGTGGAGGCGCGGCGGTGA
- a CDS encoding OsmC family protein has product MATTRSAHTVWEGNLLEGSGVVNFDSSGAIEAQPVTWASRSQDANGKTSPEELIAAAHSSCFSMALSHALNGAGTPPTKLVTSADVTFQPGEGITGIHLTVEGTVPGLDEEGFAAAAADAKTNCPVSQALKSVPITLDAKLA; this is encoded by the coding sequence GTGGCTACCACGCGCTCCGCACACACCGTCTGGGAAGGCAACCTCCTCGAGGGGAGCGGTGTCGTCAACTTCGACTCCTCCGGCGCCATCGAGGCCCAGCCGGTCACGTGGGCCTCACGCTCCCAGGACGCGAACGGCAAGACCAGCCCCGAGGAGCTGATCGCCGCCGCGCACTCCAGCTGCTTCTCCATGGCGCTGTCGCACGCCCTGAACGGCGCGGGCACCCCGCCCACCAAGCTCGTCACCTCGGCCGACGTCACCTTCCAGCCGGGCGAGGGCATCACGGGCATCCACCTCACCGTCGAGGGCACCGTGCCGGGCCTGGACGAGGAGGGCTTCGCCGCGGCCGCCGCCGACGCCAAGACCAACTGCCCGGTCAGCCAGGCCCTGAAGTCGGTCCCGATCACGCTGGACGCGAAGCTGGCCTGA